GTTTCAGTTCTCTGTCTCTTTCCTCTTGTGTCTTGACCAACACTTTAACTATTATAACCAGAACAAGTTTTTCCCCTCATTTTGTCCATATTTTGTTGCAAACCCTCCAAGTAATTAGGTTAGGAAAGCATCTATATCAGTCTGTGTAGTATGAAAATTGAGGATTGGTGAAATTCTTTGCATTACTGCCTCCCTCTTGGCCAacactttaatttattttttatcaaCCACACCAATCGAAACAAGCTTTTGTGAGCATTCAGTTATTTCATTCATAGAATAAACTGATTTACGTGTTATAGCTTAGGAGATCTGTCTATAATAGTTTTAGTGTTCGTATGCTTGCTTTTCCGCTTTTTTACATCGGTGAGATTTTTGTTGCTCCCTTCCTGATTGGATAAAAGATGACGGTGACAGGACTTTTTGCATGCCTTTTATGGAACATCATAGCTACCACTACAGCATGGATTAAAGAAGGAGGTTTGTCTAATTCAGCGTGTTCCTTTTCCCTAGACTTCATCACTTATTGCTAGAGTGTCCTAACTTTTAGTTTTTGGCTTTAGATGTAAAGATTTGGTTCCTTTCTATTATTTACTTCATATCGGGGGTTCCAGGAGCCTATGTACTGTGGTATCGTCCTCTTTATCGTGCTTTCAGGTAAATGTTCCTTCCTAGTAGATAACTAAACATTTACTTTCAGAATTAAATCAGCCACTTTTTGAATGCAGTAGTCCAGAATGTAGACTGAACTTAATGATTATGTAGCTGTAGTATTAGGCAAAAGCTTGTCCATTATTAAGATATTATAGGCCGCTGATAATATTTTCAGTTCCACTTTTTTGTTCCTTTCTTTGTGGGACTAACACAAATATTGTCACAGAACTGAGGGTGCCATGAAGTTTGCATGGTTTTTCTTGTTTTACTTGGTAAGTTCCATACAATTGTTTTTCCTTATCTCCTATCTAAATTGGTGAATGCAAAGATATGTCTTATATTTTGCTTCTGTGTACAGCTTCACATTGCATTCTGCATCTTTGCTGCTGTTGCCCCTCCAGTAGTTTTCAGAGGAAAATCACTTACGTAAGAATCTTGCATTTGACTTGTTTTTAAAAAGTTGTGTAAATGCATTATTTAAAGTTCCTTTCTGATGTTGAACTTAGCTTCTAATCCCATGTAAAAGAAAATGAGGAGGGAAAATGAGTGTAGTTACTAATTGTTGCTCAGTTTGAACATCTTAATCTAATTCATGCAACTTGTAGCAACAATCTAAGTCCCTTCTTTTTAGATAATTGCTTTTAAATTTCTCCGGATTTCTTCGACGTAGTTGCTATTATCTGTTTCTAAATTGTTTCCCTTGAGCCGAGTTctaccggaaacaacctctctacctccgcgaggtaggggtaaggtctacgtacatatTACCTTCCCAGACCCCACACTGTGGAAATacattgggtatgttgttgttgctgctattATCTGTTTCCGTGATCTGACCTTGTACAATTTGTTTGAACAGAGGCATTCTACCTGCGGTAGATCTCATCGGCAAACAAGTACTTGTTGGGGTACGTTTTCAACATGCTATTTGGCAGATTCCACAGCATCTCCAAcgtatccccccccccccccccccccaaaacctcCCCAACCCCCTTCATTAATTTCGACAGGAAAAATAGAAAAGGGAAAAAAGCCTGCTTGAGTAGTCATCTGAAGTCTGACTATTAATATGACTTTTACTTTCTGGCGTTTAGGTTTTCTATTTCATCGGTTTTGGTCTATTTTGTCTTGAATCAGTACTGAGCATCTGGGTTATTCAGGTATGCCCTCCCTCTTTATCTGATTTCTCCACACACTAAGTTTTATTCTTGCATCTTAGGGAGTGAGAGGCGTAACCTTTTTGTTCTTTGTGATCTCATTATGCAGCAAGTATACATGTATTTCCGAGGAAGTGGTAAAGCTGCAGAGATGAAGCGCGAAGCTGCTAGAGGGGCCTTGAGAGCAGCAATATAATCGTGAATTGCGGGTGAGGTGTAGCAGATATAGAATTTGGTCACTTCAGTCAGGCAGATATGCttgtttcatattttgagttatcaTTCTTGTGATGTATGTCTTCATTTATACTACTTTGACCACAATGATTTTCAGAAAAAATATAGAGATCTTGTAAATCTGGCAAAAACAATCTTTGCGTATGTAAATCTCGCCTTTTTTGACCTTGGCCTTTCTATTTTTTGGCATGCCCTCTTAGCTCTGTTGGACTGATCAAAGTTATATCGAAcgtatatatattaattaactatGATGTAGTGATAATGTTGTATGTGACATGTGTTATGTATTTATTGATTTAGAATAAACACAAGATACAGTA
The DNA window shown above is from Nicotiana tomentosiformis chromosome 8, ASM39032v3, whole genome shotgun sequence and carries:
- the LOC104114653 gene encoding secretory carrier-associated membrane protein 3-like encodes the protein MGSRYDTNPFAEEEEVNPFADGGGKSRQSKFSGGAFYTTSTASVPPATNSRLLPLPHEPADFYGGDAPIDIPLDSAADLIKKEKELQAKENELRRREQELRRKEEAAARAGIVIEAKNWPPFFPIIHHDIANEIPVHLQRLQYVAFTTLLGLFACLLWNIIATTTAWIKEGDVKIWFLSIIYFISGVPGAYVLWYRPLYRAFRTEGAMKFAWFFLFYLLHIAFCIFAAVAPPVVFRGKSLTGILPAVDLIGKQVLVGVFYFIGFGLFCLESVLSIWVIQQVYMYFRGSGKAAEMKREAARGALRAAI